A stretch of Anolis sagrei isolate rAnoSag1 chromosome X, rAnoSag1.mat, whole genome shotgun sequence DNA encodes these proteins:
- the LOC132782092 gene encoding dexamethasone-induced protein → MFYVGLFCVNLLALYYAFLLEYIALNLGIAFLPPEDMDHALGGLGTLSGPGLGLFDRDVGAEMGLGDGEVLDAAWD, encoded by the coding sequence atGTTCTACGTGGGGCTCTTCTGCGTCAACCTGCTGGCCCTCTACTACGCCTTCCTCCTGGAGTACATCGCCCTCAACCTGGGCATCGCCTTCCTGCCCCCCGAAGACATGGACCACGCTCTCGGGGGCCTGGGGACCCTCTCCGGACCGGGGCTCGGCCTCTTTGACAGGGACGTGGGAGccgagatgggtcttggggacgGGGAGGTCCTGGATGCAGCCTGGGACTGA